One genomic segment of Oleidesulfovibrio alaskensis DSM 16109 includes these proteins:
- the ilvB gene encoding acetolactate synthase large subunit has product MSRSRSRDHAAEARPSAGKAAMHGSKTQCPAPEKQQPAARPERMTGAAAVVRMLERQGVRHVAGIPGGASLPLYDALAARGSIRHILTRHEQAAGFIAQGMARATGVPAVCLATSGPGATNILTALADAKLDSVPVVCITGQVPTTLIGTDAFQEVDTYGMSIPVTKHNFLVRTAQELLTVIPEAFRIAASGRPGPVLVDIPRDVQLATLEIDSWPGPGLPDAPLMPDMEDVVGAAAMIDEAERPLMYLGGGVISSGAAPAARRIAEKAGIPVAMTLMGLGAVPSEHPLSLGMLGMHAARCTNMAMEECDLLIVAGARFDDRATGRVDSFCPRARVIHIDIDASELDKIRSAHLGIQGDVRATLEALEPLVAPCARENWLHRVEELRNGWGLDLPRTDDPVSPYGMILRTAEIVGPEAVVTTDVGQHQMRTAQAYPFSRPRQWLTSGGLGTMGFGLPAAIGAALACPERTVVCFTGDGSLQMNIQELATAVEQRCNIKIILANNNALGLVQQLQNLFFERRVFATDYSVQVDFVRIAEGFGMPAVDLGASRDPLGMLEAALTTAGPCLVNIPVAVSESVFPMVPPGAANTEMIEGDGHDRTEAAA; this is encoded by the coding sequence ATGAGCCGTTCCCGATCACGCGACCATGCCGCCGAAGCGCGGCCGTCTGCCGGAAAGGCTGCCATGCATGGCAGCAAAACGCAGTGTCCGGCGCCGGAAAAACAGCAGCCTGCCGCCCGGCCGGAGCGCATGACAGGTGCAGCAGCCGTTGTGCGGATGCTTGAGCGACAGGGGGTGCGGCATGTGGCCGGCATTCCGGGCGGTGCCAGCCTGCCGCTGTACGATGCACTGGCAGCACGCGGCAGCATCCGGCACATTCTCACCCGTCATGAACAGGCTGCCGGCTTCATTGCGCAGGGCATGGCCCGTGCCACCGGTGTTCCTGCCGTATGTCTTGCCACTTCCGGTCCCGGCGCCACCAATATCCTTACCGCACTGGCCGATGCCAAGCTTGATTCGGTTCCGGTTGTCTGCATCACGGGGCAGGTACCCACCACACTCATAGGTACCGATGCCTTTCAGGAGGTGGATACCTATGGCATGAGCATTCCTGTGACCAAACATAATTTTCTGGTCCGCACGGCGCAGGAACTGCTCACGGTCATTCCCGAAGCATTCCGCATTGCGGCTTCCGGCCGTCCGGGGCCGGTGCTTGTGGATATTCCGCGTGATGTGCAGCTGGCCACGCTGGAGATAGACAGCTGGCCCGGACCGGGGCTGCCCGATGCTCCCCTGATGCCGGATATGGAAGACGTGGTGGGTGCCGCCGCCATGATAGACGAGGCGGAGCGTCCGCTGATGTATCTGGGCGGCGGGGTCATCAGTTCCGGTGCCGCACCGGCGGCAAGGCGCATAGCCGAAAAGGCTGGCATACCGGTGGCCATGACGCTTATGGGACTCGGGGCCGTTCCTTCGGAGCATCCTCTTTCACTCGGCATGCTGGGCATGCACGCCGCGCGCTGCACCAACATGGCCATGGAAGAGTGCGACCTGCTTATTGTGGCGGGTGCCCGTTTTGACGACAGGGCCACAGGGCGTGTGGACAGCTTCTGCCCGCGGGCGCGGGTGATTCATATCGACATCGATGCCAGCGAACTGGATAAAATCCGCTCTGCCCATCTGGGTATTCAGGGCGATGTGCGGGCAACTCTGGAGGCGCTGGAGCCGCTGGTTGCCCCGTGCGCCCGCGAAAACTGGCTGCACCGCGTGGAAGAGCTGCGCAACGGCTGGGGGCTGGATTTGCCGCGCACCGACGACCCCGTAAGTCCTTACGGCATGATTTTACGGACGGCGGAAATAGTGGGTCCGGAAGCCGTGGTGACCACCGATGTGGGCCAGCATCAGATGCGTACGGCACAGGCATATCCTTTCAGCAGACCCCGTCAGTGGCTTACCTCTGGCGGGCTGGGCACCATGGGGTTCGGTCTGCCCGCCGCCATCGGGGCCGCGCTTGCCTGTCCGGAAAGAACGGTGGTCTGCTTCACGGGTGACGGCAGCCTGCAGATGAATATTCAGGAACTGGCCACCGCCGTGGAGCAGCGCTGCAACATCAAGATAATTCTTGCCAATAACAACGCTCTGGGACTGGTGCAGCAGTTGCAGAACCTGTTTTTCGAGCGGCGGGTTTTCGCCACGGATTATTCGGTACAGGTTGATTTTGTGCGTATTGCGGAAGGATTCGGCATGCCTGCCGTTGATCTGGGCGCCAGCCGTGATCCGCTGGGCATGCTGGAGGCCGCACTGACCACGGCGGGGCCTTGTCTTGTGAACATTCCCGTGGCGGTTTCGGAAAGTGTTTTTCCCATGGTGCCTCCCGGCGCCGCCAACACAGAAATGATAGAAGGAGACGGCCATGACCGTACAGAAGCAGCAGCCTGA
- a CDS encoding amino acid ABC transporter permease, which produces MSSSRTAAGRRGGLFERLPLWLLAALFIAVLICWNMAADADYTAIFVTVRKGVAVTLYVSFIAYALSLLAGLVLGLWRVSRCRLLREAATFYIEIVRGIPMLVILYYIAFVGAPGLVDALNWLLSPLIEAGLTARISVRSLDFTWRAILALTVGYSAFIAEIVRAGVESVAAGQMEAARSLGLSRWQAMRKVVLPQALRNVLPPLANDFVAMLKDSALVSALGVQDITQLGKVYSASTFMFFETYNVVAFLYLVMTIGLSLCIRGLERRRGCGPVRL; this is translated from the coding sequence ATGTCATCATCCCGTACTGCCGCAGGCCGCCGCGGGGGCCTGTTTGAACGCCTGCCTCTGTGGCTGCTGGCCGCTTTGTTCATTGCCGTGCTGATATGCTGGAACATGGCCGCCGATGCAGACTATACCGCTATTTTCGTGACGGTCCGCAAAGGCGTGGCCGTCACCCTTTATGTATCATTCATCGCATATGCGCTGTCTCTGCTGGCAGGGCTGGTGCTCGGGCTGTGGCGCGTTTCGCGCTGCAGGCTGCTGCGCGAGGCGGCCACGTTTTATATTGAAATAGTGCGCGGCATCCCCATGCTGGTCATTCTGTACTACATTGCCTTTGTGGGTGCCCCCGGTCTGGTGGATGCACTCAACTGGCTGCTTTCGCCGCTGATTGAAGCCGGTCTGACCGCCCGCATCAGTGTGCGCTCGCTGGATTTTACATGGCGGGCCATCCTGGCGCTTACGGTGGGGTATTCTGCATTTATTGCCGAAATAGTGCGCGCAGGTGTTGAGTCTGTGGCCGCAGGGCAGATGGAAGCGGCGCGTTCTCTGGGACTGAGCCGCTGGCAGGCCATGCGCAAGGTAGTTCTGCCGCAGGCGCTGCGCAATGTGCTGCCGCCTCTGGCTAATGACTTTGTGGCCATGCTCAAGGATTCGGCTCTGGTTTCGGCTCTGGGCGTTCAGGATATCACGCAGCTGGGCAAGGTGTATTCCGCATCCACATTCATGTTTTTTGAAACGTACAATGTTGTGGCTTTTTTGTATCTGGTGATGACCATTGGTCTTTCGCTGTGCATCAGGGGGCTGGAACGGCGGCGGGGCTGCGGGCCTGTAAGGTTGTAG
- the ilvN gene encoding acetolactate synthase small subunit: MTVQKQQPDSAAGLIALRLTVRNHPGVMSHVCGLFARRAFNVEGILCTPVDDGSISRIWLLVHDDARLEQMIRQAAKLQDVSEVRPFPADGAAFARLESCVAAWETGDAVYERPAVSAPVS, encoded by the coding sequence ATGACCGTACAGAAGCAGCAGCCTGACAGCGCCGCGGGGCTTATTGCCCTGCGCCTTACCGTGCGTAACCACCCCGGTGTCATGTCGCATGTGTGCGGTCTTTTTGCCCGCCGCGCGTTCAACGTGGAAGGCATTCTGTGCACGCCGGTGGACGATGGTTCCATAAGCCGCATATGGCTGCTGGTACACGATGATGCCCGTCTGGAGCAGATGATCAGGCAGGCGGCCAAACTGCAGGACGTGAGCGAAGTGCGTCCTTTTCCGGCTGACGGAGCTGCTTTTGCCCGTCTGGAATCCTGTGTTGCCGCGTGGGAAACCGGTGATGCGGTGTATGAGCGGCCTGCGGTTTCTGCACCGGTTTCGTGA
- a CDS encoding efflux transporter outer membrane subunit, with protein MTHNKAYATPRRNGLLASALLTIVFAGGCAVGPDYTAPELDSPAAWRTEDVSGLRQTRNATTALSQWWKVLEDPMLDSLMQRAVTGNLDLKEARARVRAARARLGISEADLYPTLDASGSLSTGQQSENAGYDGKERDLYKAGFDAGWEIDIFGGTRRAVEAAGAELEASEADLRDVYVSMLAEIASTYVDVRTYQTRLSVAQANLEEQKETYEIVASRYDSGLSDALGVQQARYSLESTRAEIPALQSKLDAAINRLALLLGQQPDTLHAELITRRPIPMPPVSVAVGIPADALRNRPDIRMAERTLAARTAEVGVATAELYPKFRLVGSIGLESFAQSSLFESGSQVYSFGPGISWPIFRAGAIRRNIDVAEAVQEQYLHRYQHTVLAALNEAQTAMTDYAKEQNRRDALQAATLAAREALELAQDKYLNGLVDFSDVLEARRSLLSYEDQLAVSKGAVVDSLVRIYKSMGGGWQTMEALQQTAQDAGSSQR; from the coding sequence ATGACGCATAACAAGGCATACGCCACGCCGCGCAGAAACGGTCTGCTGGCCTCCGCTCTGCTGACCATAGTGTTTGCAGGCGGCTGCGCCGTGGGGCCGGATTATACCGCACCGGAACTGGATTCGCCCGCCGCATGGCGCACGGAGGACGTTTCCGGCCTGCGGCAGACCAGAAACGCCACCACCGCGCTGTCGCAATGGTGGAAAGTGCTGGAAGATCCCATGCTGGACAGCCTGATGCAGCGCGCCGTGACCGGCAACCTTGACCTGAAGGAAGCCCGGGCCCGCGTCCGCGCCGCACGGGCCCGTCTGGGCATCAGCGAGGCGGACCTGTACCCCACGCTGGATGCCTCGGGCAGCCTGTCCACCGGCCAACAGTCTGAAAACGCGGGATACGACGGCAAGGAACGTGACCTGTACAAAGCCGGATTTGATGCCGGATGGGAAATAGACATCTTCGGCGGCACGCGCCGTGCCGTTGAAGCCGCCGGAGCCGAACTGGAAGCCAGCGAAGCCGACCTGCGCGATGTATACGTATCCATGCTGGCGGAAATAGCATCCACCTACGTGGACGTGCGCACCTACCAGACCCGGCTTTCCGTGGCTCAGGCCAACCTTGAAGAACAGAAAGAAACCTATGAAATCGTCGCCTCGCGCTACGATTCCGGCCTGAGCGATGCGCTGGGTGTGCAGCAGGCGCGCTACAGCCTTGAAAGCACCCGCGCCGAGATTCCCGCACTGCAGTCCAAGCTGGATGCCGCCATCAACCGGCTGGCATTGCTGCTGGGGCAGCAGCCCGACACGCTGCATGCCGAGCTTATCACCCGGCGTCCCATACCCATGCCACCGGTCAGTGTGGCCGTGGGCATACCTGCAGACGCGCTGCGCAACCGGCCCGACATCCGCATGGCGGAACGCACGCTGGCAGCCAGAACCGCTGAAGTGGGGGTGGCCACGGCTGAACTGTACCCCAAATTCCGGCTGGTCGGCTCCATCGGGCTGGAATCGTTTGCCCAGAGCAGCCTGTTTGAAAGCGGCAGTCAGGTCTACAGTTTCGGGCCGGGCATCAGCTGGCCCATTTTCCGCGCCGGAGCCATACGCCGTAATATAGATGTGGCTGAAGCCGTGCAGGAACAGTACCTGCACCGTTACCAGCACACGGTGCTGGCCGCGCTGAATGAAGCCCAGACGGCCATGACGGACTACGCCAAGGAACAGAACCGCCGTGACGCGCTGCAGGCAGCCACACTGGCAGCCCGCGAAGCGCTTGAACTGGCGCAGGACAAGTACCTGAACGGCCTTGTGGACTTCAGCGACGTGCTGGAAGCCCGCCGGTCGCTGCTCTCGTACGAAGACCAGCTGGCAGTAAGCAAGGGCGCCGTGGTGGACAGCCTGGTACGCATCTACAAATCCATGGGCGGCGGATGGCAGACCATGGAAGCACTGCAGCAGACGGCGCAGGACGCCGGAAGCAGTCAGCGCTGA
- a CDS encoding efflux RND transporter permease subunit, which translates to MIAKLFVSRPRLAMVISLVITIAGLVTMFTIPVAQYPQINPPEIVVSAAYPGASAQVLADTVAAPIESQVNGVEGMVYMSSSSDNSGNYSLTVTFGPDVDPDIAQVNVQNRVALAEPVLPTEVKQQGVSIRSKSSNMLAVYSFISPQGSHDSLYLSNYVSINIKDALTRVNGVSDVTVFGAKDYSMRIWLDPDRMAALKVSPEEVIEAVGSQNIQAAAGSVGSAPSSPDQQLTFTVRAKGRLTTVEEFRNIVIRSNDTGGLLRLGDVARVELGAKDYGTEATFNGHPAIALGVYQSPTANALDTVENLNKELDRLSRFFPEDVEYRLMYDTTDYVRAALWEIILTLLITFALVMGVTYIFLQDLRATLIPTLTIPVSLLGTFAVLMALGYSANTFTLFALILAIGVVVDDAIVVVENVQRIMYEEKLPAPQATIKAMEQVTGPVIATTLVLLAVFVPIGFISGITGNIFRQFAVTISTSVLLSSVNALTLSPALCAILLRPVRMHQHGPLAVFNTVLNKCRNSFVSGTAWLIRKMVISGVLFLAVAAGTYYMMNSIHTSFVPDEDQGALFVDVQLPDGAAKPRTGNVIDEIGAQMETMDGMQEVLGINGFSFLSGRGANSGLLIANLLPWDERSDASLHATALQAKMTVAFNAIPYANTRVLLPPAIPGLGMAGGIDFRVLATQGQSPQELAAAVRSMLIAANSDPRIMAAFSSYSANVPQVFIKLDRAKAESMGVAVSNVFATLQTQLGSRYINDFNMLGRAFQVNIQAENDYRNAVDDISRLHVRSGDGHMVPLGSIATIETVLGPQSYSRYNQFPSAQIMAIPVPGFSSGQAMDLFEELADKTLPEGYTYEWSGQSYQEKQTQGQTGILVGLALLFGYLFLVAQYESWTTPLPVMLSILFASGGALAGLMIAGMPLSIYAQIGLVLLVGLAAKNAILIVEFSRDKRLEGASIMEAATTGARIRFRAVLMTAFSFILGVFPMVIAQGAGAGSRQSIGTTVFAGMLASTMVGIFFIPPLYAAFETMRTRTMDWVHRRRDAAHAELTDTGSNNDA; encoded by the coding sequence ATGATCGCCAAACTGTTTGTAAGCCGCCCGCGGCTGGCGATGGTCATATCACTGGTCATCACCATTGCCGGTCTGGTGACCATGTTCACCATTCCCGTGGCGCAGTACCCTCAGATCAACCCTCCGGAAATCGTGGTTTCGGCCGCGTATCCGGGTGCCAGCGCACAGGTTCTGGCCGATACCGTGGCAGCGCCCATCGAGTCGCAGGTCAACGGCGTCGAAGGCATGGTCTACATGTCGTCCAGCAGCGATAACAGCGGCAACTACTCACTTACAGTGACCTTCGGGCCTGATGTGGACCCCGATATAGCACAGGTCAACGTGCAGAACCGCGTCGCGCTGGCAGAACCTGTTCTGCCCACGGAAGTCAAGCAGCAGGGGGTTTCCATCCGTTCGAAATCCTCAAACATGCTTGCTGTATACTCGTTTATCTCCCCTCAGGGATCGCATGACTCGCTCTATCTGAGCAACTACGTCAGCATAAACATCAAAGACGCGCTTACCCGCGTGAACGGCGTCAGCGACGTCACGGTGTTCGGTGCCAAAGACTACAGCATGCGCATCTGGCTTGATCCGGACAGAATGGCCGCGCTCAAGGTAAGCCCCGAGGAAGTCATTGAAGCCGTCGGCTCGCAGAACATTCAGGCTGCCGCGGGCAGTGTGGGCTCCGCCCCGTCTTCGCCCGACCAGCAGCTCACGTTCACCGTACGCGCCAAAGGCCGTCTGACCACGGTGGAAGAGTTCCGCAACATTGTCATCCGCAGCAACGACACAGGCGGCCTGCTGCGTCTGGGCGATGTGGCGCGCGTGGAGCTGGGCGCCAAGGACTACGGCACAGAGGCCACATTCAACGGACACCCCGCCATTGCGCTGGGCGTGTACCAGAGCCCCACAGCCAACGCTCTGGATACCGTTGAAAACCTGAACAAAGAACTCGACCGGCTTTCCAGATTCTTTCCCGAAGACGTGGAATACCGGCTGATGTACGACACCACGGACTATGTGCGTGCCGCGCTGTGGGAAATAATCCTCACCCTGCTCATCACCTTTGCACTGGTCATGGGCGTGACATACATCTTCCTGCAGGACCTGCGGGCGACGCTCATTCCCACGCTGACCATCCCTGTTTCGCTGCTGGGCACATTTGCGGTGCTCATGGCGCTGGGGTACAGCGCAAACACGTTCACCCTGTTTGCGCTCATTCTGGCCATCGGCGTGGTGGTGGACGATGCCATTGTGGTGGTGGAAAACGTACAGCGCATCATGTACGAGGAAAAACTGCCCGCGCCTCAGGCCACCATCAAGGCCATGGAACAGGTGACCGGGCCGGTCATCGCCACCACGCTGGTGCTGCTGGCCGTTTTTGTGCCCATTGGCTTCATCTCGGGCATCACCGGCAACATCTTCCGGCAGTTTGCGGTCACCATATCCACGTCGGTGCTGCTGTCTTCGGTCAACGCGCTGACGCTCAGCCCCGCGCTGTGCGCCATTCTGCTGCGGCCGGTGCGCATGCATCAGCACGGACCTCTGGCCGTGTTCAACACGGTGCTCAACAAGTGCCGCAACAGCTTTGTTTCCGGCACGGCATGGCTCATCCGCAAGATGGTCATCTCCGGCGTGCTCTTTCTGGCAGTGGCCGCGGGCACGTACTACATGATGAACAGTATCCACACCAGTTTTGTTCCCGATGAAGATCAGGGCGCTCTGTTTGTGGATGTGCAGTTGCCCGACGGAGCCGCAAAGCCCAGAACAGGCAATGTGATTGACGAAATCGGCGCACAGATGGAAACCATGGACGGCATGCAGGAAGTGCTGGGCATCAACGGCTTCAGCTTTCTGAGCGGCCGCGGGGCAAACTCCGGTCTGCTCATCGCCAACCTGCTCCCGTGGGACGAACGCAGCGATGCTTCGCTGCACGCAACGGCCCTGCAGGCCAAAATGACCGTGGCCTTCAACGCCATCCCTTACGCCAACACCCGCGTACTGCTGCCGCCGGCCATTCCCGGTCTGGGCATGGCGGGCGGCATAGACTTCCGCGTGCTGGCCACGCAGGGTCAAAGCCCTCAGGAACTGGCCGCCGCAGTGCGCTCCATGCTCATCGCGGCCAACAGCGACCCCAGAATAATGGCCGCGTTCAGCTCTTATTCCGCCAACGTGCCGCAGGTGTTCATCAAGCTGGACAGGGCAAAGGCGGAAAGCATGGGTGTGGCCGTCAGCAACGTATTCGCCACGTTGCAGACACAGCTCGGTTCGCGGTATATAAACGACTTCAACATGCTGGGCCGCGCGTTTCAGGTCAACATTCAGGCCGAAAACGACTACCGCAATGCGGTGGACGACATCAGCCGCCTGCACGTGCGCAGCGGTGACGGACACATGGTGCCGCTGGGCAGCATAGCAACCATAGAGACTGTGCTTGGACCGCAAAGCTACTCGCGCTACAACCAGTTCCCCTCGGCGCAGATAATGGCCATACCTGTTCCGGGCTTCAGCTCCGGTCAGGCCATGGATCTGTTCGAGGAACTGGCGGACAAAACACTGCCCGAAGGCTACACCTATGAATGGTCCGGCCAGAGCTATCAGGAAAAGCAGACGCAGGGACAGACCGGCATTCTTGTGGGACTGGCACTGCTGTTCGGCTACCTGTTCCTTGTGGCACAGTACGAAAGCTGGACAACGCCGCTGCCTGTCATGCTCTCCATTCTGTTCGCCTCCGGCGGCGCGCTGGCGGGGCTGATGATAGCAGGCATGCCGCTGAGCATATACGCCCAGATAGGGCTTGTGCTGCTGGTGGGGCTGGCGGCCAAAAACGCCATCCTCATCGTGGAATTCTCGCGCGACAAACGGCTTGAGGGCGCCTCCATCATGGAAGCCGCCACCACGGGCGCGCGTATCAGATTCCGTGCGGTGCTCATGACGGCGTTCTCGTTCATTCTGGGCGTGTTCCCCATGGTCATCGCCCAGGGTGCCGGTGCAGGCAGCCGTCAGTCCATCGGCACCACGGTGTTCGCGGGCATGCTGGCATCCACCATGGTGGGGATATTCTTCATCCCGCCGCTGTATGCCGCCTTTGAAACCATGCGCACCAGAACCATGGACTGGGTACACCGCAGGCGCGACGCCGCGCACGCAGAACTGACCGATACGGGGAGCAACAATGACGCATAA
- a CDS encoding glycosyltransferase, with the protein MLLSSVMRIALLDNAAGCPPHTAPCTGPMPALADALRQMGHAVALYDSQGVLHQPSAEPPRRADPDACPCPPDTQAAATPAPEQPAAKPAGEACSCVLSESTRFLPPQQAEDMLRLPDGADVIHALQPFAPVQGSICLHHVMSCTTHPAAQSEPVYASAALGRFCNHPAGAVVHCGIDPQQYFFRADNDGYLLYAGTRGTGQTAQEHMQDCLLPQHSFLLAAGLARAAGLPLVVAAPAEQFAGTAGNAHVSFAGSLTHAEYAQLLAGARALIHPALTPDWTGMAVLEALVSGTPVLCTATGALPEVCSHGVTGFFFRCMDDARMQLRHMDSINPYDCRMHVLCGFTHRHMAERCLSLYAQRFRQACERARDAALSASTGRPSCTGSFAV; encoded by the coding sequence ATGCTGCTATCGTCGGTCATGCGCATCGCCCTGCTTGACAATGCCGCGGGCTGCCCGCCGCATACCGCCCCCTGTACGGGCCCCATGCCCGCGCTGGCTGATGCCTTGCGGCAGATGGGTCATGCCGTGGCGCTGTATGACAGTCAGGGGGTGCTGCACCAACCCTCCGCAGAACCGCCCCGCAGAGCAGACCCCGACGCATGTCCGTGCCCGCCCGACACACAGGCCGCCGCAACGCCTGCACCAGAACAACCTGCCGCAAAGCCCGCCGGAGAGGCCTGCTCCTGCGTACTCTCCGAAAGCACCCGCTTCCTGCCGCCACAGCAGGCAGAAGACATGCTGCGTCTGCCGGACGGCGCCGATGTGATACACGCACTGCAACCCTTTGCACCGGTGCAGGGCAGCATCTGCCTGCACCACGTCATGTCCTGCACCACGCACCCCGCGGCACAAAGCGAACCGGTATACGCCAGCGCCGCGCTGGGCCGTTTTTGCAACCATCCTGCAGGGGCCGTGGTACACTGCGGCATCGATCCGCAGCAGTACTTTTTCAGGGCGGATAATGACGGGTACCTGCTCTATGCCGGTACCCGCGGCACGGGGCAGACGGCACAGGAGCACATGCAGGACTGCCTTTTGCCGCAGCACAGTTTTCTGCTGGCCGCCGGTCTGGCCCGCGCAGCAGGACTGCCGCTGGTGGTTGCAGCTCCCGCAGAGCAGTTTGCCGGCACTGCCGGCAACGCGCACGTCAGCTTTGCCGGCAGTCTGACACACGCAGAGTATGCACAACTGCTGGCGGGAGCCAGAGCGCTGATTCACCCTGCGCTCACCCCCGACTGGACCGGCATGGCCGTTCTTGAGGCGCTGGTTTCCGGCACTCCTGTGCTGTGCACGGCCACCGGCGCATTGCCCGAAGTATGCAGCCACGGGGTGACGGGATTTTTTTTCCGCTGCATGGACGACGCCCGCATGCAGCTGCGGCACATGGACAGCATAAACCCCTATGACTGCCGGATGCATGTGCTGTGCGGGTTCACGCACAGACATATGGCAGAACGCTGCCTGAGCCTGTATGCACAGCGTTTCCGGCAGGCATGCGAACGCGCCCGCGATGCCGCACTTTCCGCAAGTACAGGGCGGCCATCCTGCACCGGCAGCTTTGCCGTTTAG
- a CDS encoding efflux RND transporter periplasmic adaptor subunit, translated as MHNHCHLRSGHPAPATSRTVHVSAVFTASVLLWFTVLATFAYAAPGAGAQGPAPAVTVEKVQVKDANPPQAYVGRVEAIQAVDLQPRVEGYLTAVNVTEGGMVNAGDVLFVIEQTTYRARVNADAAAVDKAQASLDRAEKYLKRLRSTRKSGVAAADMDAAVSDQLQAKAQLQEAMAALEQSRLNLGYTTITAPIHGRIGRVQVTKGNLVTPSTGALARIVQVDPIRVVFSLNEQDYLAMSRQVSPLPSGEVSFSDVVVPRLRLSDGTVYPAQGRIDFVDNEIDARTGTIAVRAVFDNPGQLLLPGGYVTVELTKAAAKPRPVVPQAAVQEDKDGRFVLVVGEGNVVSVRRIVTGATVGASWVVEDGLQGGETIIVHGLQKARVGQPVEPKLDATRGQE; from the coding sequence ATGCATAACCATTGTCATCTGCGATCCGGTCATCCTGCACCGGCAACATCGCGCACAGTTCACGTCTCCGCGGTATTCACGGCATCGGTACTGCTGTGGTTCACCGTGCTGGCCACCTTTGCCTATGCGGCGCCCGGCGCCGGAGCACAAGGCCCTGCCCCCGCCGTCACCGTGGAAAAAGTTCAGGTGAAGGACGCCAACCCCCCGCAGGCATATGTGGGCAGGGTTGAAGCCATTCAGGCAGTGGACCTGCAGCCGAGAGTCGAAGGATATCTCACGGCAGTAAACGTCACCGAAGGCGGCATGGTAAACGCCGGTGACGTTCTTTTTGTCATCGAGCAGACAACCTACCGTGCCCGTGTCAACGCCGACGCCGCCGCCGTGGACAAGGCACAGGCTTCGCTGGACAGGGCCGAAAAATACTTAAAGCGCCTGCGTTCCACCCGTAAAAGCGGTGTGGCCGCGGCAGACATGGACGCGGCAGTCAGCGACCAGCTGCAGGCAAAGGCCCAGCTGCAGGAAGCCATGGCCGCGCTTGAGCAGTCCAGACTTAATCTGGGGTACACCACCATCACTGCCCCCATCCACGGACGCATCGGTCGTGTTCAGGTGACCAAGGGCAACCTTGTGACTCCCTCCACGGGAGCGCTGGCACGCATCGTACAGGTAGACCCCATCCGTGTGGTCTTTTCGCTGAACGAGCAGGATTATCTGGCCATGAGCCGGCAGGTGTCTCCGCTGCCTTCGGGCGAGGTTTCATTTTCCGACGTGGTTGTGCCGCGCCTGCGCCTTTCCGACGGAACGGTCTACCCCGCACAGGGACGCATAGATTTTGTGGATAACGAAATAGATGCCCGTACCGGCACCATTGCCGTGCGCGCGGTGTTTGACAACCCGGGCCAGCTGCTGCTGCCGGGCGGTTATGTAACCGTGGAACTGACCAAGGCCGCCGCAAAGCCGCGCCCGGTGGTACCGCAGGCAGCCGTGCAGGAAGACAAGGACGGCCGGTTTGTACTGGTAGTGGGAGAAGGCAACGTGGTGAGTGTACGCCGCATCGTCACCGGAGCAACCGTCGGCGCCAGTTGGGTTGTGGAAGACGGACTGCAGGGCGGCGAAACCATCATTGTGCACGGACTGCAGAAAGCCCGCGTGGGCCAGCCCGTGGAACCCAAGCTTGACGCCACCCGCGGTCAGGAGTAG
- a CDS encoding transporter substrate-binding domain-containing protein — translation MQTAIRKLKTVLVLLCAVLTGTAGVCAAQGLPDLAGRTVHAVTGNDYRPLNFIDPQTGNGIGFEYDAVNEICRRLNCTVQWHVTSWDTMISAVRGGQYDVGMDGITINDERRKQVEFTEPYLTSEQFMLVRADEQRFADAQTFRADERLLIGSQPGTTNFYVAVYDVLDGDEANPRIKLFETFGPAVQALIHGDVDMVLMDASSTRGYIGARPGKLKVVGGPLGSEQFGFIMTPGSDLVEPFNAAIGSMKKDGTLDALSRRWFYEYR, via the coding sequence ATGCAGACAGCCATCCGGAAGCTGAAGACTGTTCTGGTGCTGCTGTGCGCCGTGCTGACGGGGACAGCCGGCGTATGTGCGGCACAGGGGCTGCCCGATCTCGCAGGGCGCACGGTGCATGCCGTGACCGGCAACGACTACCGGCCGCTCAATTTCATCGATCCGCAGACCGGCAACGGCATCGGGTTTGAGTATGATGCGGTGAATGAAATATGCCGTCGCCTCAACTGTACGGTGCAGTGGCACGTCACATCCTGGGATACCATGATTTCCGCCGTGCGCGGCGGACAGTACGACGTGGGCATGGACGGCATAACCATCAATGATGAACGCCGAAAGCAGGTTGAGTTCACCGAACCCTACCTGACCAGTGAGCAGTTTATGCTGGTGCGCGCCGACGAGCAGCGTTTTGCCGATGCGCAGACCTTCCGCGCCGACGAGCGGTTGCTCATCGGCTCGCAGCCGGGCACCACCAATTTTTATGTGGCCGTGTACGATGTGCTGGACGGCGACGAGGCCAACCCCCGTATCAAGCTTTTTGAAACCTTCGGACCGGCCGTGCAGGCCCTCATCCACGGCGATGTGGATATGGTGCTGATGGATGCCTCGTCCACACGCGGCTACATAGGCGCACGCCCCGGCAAGCTCAAGGTTGTGGGCGGTCCGCTTGGTTCGGAGCAGTTCGGCTTTATCATGACGCCGGGCTCGGATCTTGTGGAACCGTTCAACGCCGCCATAGGCAGCATGAAGAAGGACGGCACGCTGGACGCTCTGAGCCGGCGGTGGTTTTACGAATACAGGTAA